The DNA region CTCAATAAGAAGACGAATTTTGTCGAAAAGTTCCTCAATCGTTTTACCTTCCGACTGGATCCCGTCAAGTTCACGCGAATATCCGGAATATCCGCGAAGTGTTGGATGGTTAATAATGTGGATGCTGCTGGTTTTCATTTTATTTTAATATGACTTAAAATTAGTAATTTATTGATTTTCTTGGTGTTAAATATTATTCATTTCCCGTTTAAAAATAATTAACC from Chryseobacterium suipulveris includes:
- a CDS encoding type II toxin-antitoxin system HicB family antitoxin, coding for MKTSSIHIINHPTLRGYSGYSRELDGIQSEGKTIEELFDKIRLLIEV